From a region of the Vagococcus coleopterorum genome:
- the queA gene encoding tRNA preQ1(34) S-adenosylmethionine ribosyltransferase-isomerase QueA: MTYTTADFDFELPEELIAQTPLADRQTSKLLVLDKETGNIQDKHFYDILEELNEGDALVMNNTRVLPARLYGEKPETGGHLEVLLLTNTEGNQWETLIKPAKRAKKGTEISFGDGRLKAVVLEELDHGGRIIEFKYEGVFLEIIESLGEMPLPPYIKERLEDPERYQTVYAEENGSAAAPTAGLHFTQELLDKISAKGVELVYLTLHVGLGTFRPVSVDSIEDHEMHSEFYKLTAEAADKLNTVKESGGRIVAVGTTSIRTLETIGTKFDGEIKPDSGWTSIFITPGYQFKVVDAFTTNFHLPMSTLVMLVSAFAGRDKVMVAYDHAVAEKYRFFSFGDAMFLK; the protein is encoded by the coding sequence ATGACATATACAACAGCCGATTTTGATTTTGAATTACCAGAAGAGTTAATTGCACAAACGCCATTAGCTGACCGTCAAACTTCTAAACTATTGGTTCTAGATAAAGAAACAGGAAATATTCAAGATAAACATTTCTATGATATTTTAGAAGAGTTAAATGAAGGTGATGCTTTAGTGATGAATAATACCCGAGTATTACCTGCTCGTCTTTATGGGGAAAAACCAGAAACAGGAGGACACTTAGAAGTCTTGTTGTTGACGAATACTGAAGGGAATCAATGGGAAACATTAATTAAACCAGCGAAGCGTGCTAAAAAAGGTACAGAGATTTCTTTTGGAGATGGTAGACTAAAAGCTGTGGTTTTAGAAGAATTAGATCATGGTGGACGAATTATTGAATTTAAATATGAAGGAGTCTTCTTAGAGATTATTGAGTCACTAGGAGAAATGCCGTTGCCACCCTATATCAAGGAACGGTTAGAAGACCCGGAACGATACCAAACTGTTTATGCAGAAGAAAATGGTTCAGCAGCAGCTCCGACAGCGGGATTACATTTCACACAAGAGTTATTAGATAAAATTTCTGCCAAAGGAGTAGAGTTAGTGTATTTAACTCTGCATGTTGGCTTAGGCACGTTTAGACCAGTCAGTGTGGATTCGATTGAAGATCATGAAATGCATAGTGAGTTTTATAAATTAACGGCAGAAGCGGCAGATAAATTGAATACAGTGAAAGAAAGTGGGGGTAGAATAGTTGCGGTAGGGACGACTTCTATCAGAACATTAGAAACAATTGGGACTAAATTTGATGGTGAAATCAAACCGGACAGTGGTTGGACAAGCATTTTTATTACACCAGGGTATCAATTCAAAGTTGTTGATGCTTTTACAACGAATTTCCACTTGCCAATGTCAACACTAGTTATGTTAGTGAGTGCGTTTGCAGGCCGCGATAAAGTGATGGTTGCTTATGACCACGCTGTGGCAGAAAAGTATCGATTCTTCAGTTTTGGAGATGCCATGTTCTTAAAATAA
- the ruvB gene encoding Holliday junction branch migration DNA helicase RuvB translates to MSELSLRPQYLSQYIGQDKVKKELSIYIQAAKARSESLDHVLLYGPPGLGKTTMAMVIANEMDVQVRTTSGPAIERPGDLVALLNELEPGDVLFIDEIHRLPRVAEELLYSAMEDFYVDIMVGQGPTSHPVHFELPPFTLVGATTRAGMLSAPLRDRFGIISHMEYYETDDLKEIVRRSADIFDTEIVEEGAFELARRSRGTPRIANRLLKRVRDYAQTQSDGVINRQIADAALTMLQVDHEGLDYVDQKILKTMIDLYQGGPIGLSTLAVNISEETETVEDMYEPYLIQKGFIKRTPRGRMATAKAYEHLGYDYIENK, encoded by the coding sequence ATGAGCGAATTATCTCTTCGTCCGCAATATTTGTCTCAGTATATTGGCCAAGATAAAGTAAAAAAAGAACTATCAATTTACATTCAAGCAGCTAAAGCCCGTTCTGAATCTTTAGATCATGTTCTTTTATATGGACCACCTGGATTAGGTAAAACGACAATGGCAATGGTTATTGCAAATGAAATGGACGTACAAGTGAGAACGACTAGTGGTCCGGCAATTGAGCGACCAGGAGATTTAGTTGCTTTATTAAATGAGCTGGAACCAGGTGACGTTTTATTTATTGATGAAATTCATCGCTTACCAAGAGTGGCTGAAGAATTGTTATATTCTGCGATGGAAGACTTTTATGTCGATATCATGGTTGGCCAAGGGCCGACGTCTCATCCGGTTCATTTTGAGTTGCCACCATTTACTCTAGTAGGAGCGACGACGCGTGCAGGCATGCTGTCAGCGCCATTACGTGATCGCTTTGGCATTATTTCTCACATGGAATATTATGAAACGGATGATTTGAAAGAAATTGTTCGTCGTTCTGCAGATATTTTTGATACTGAAATTGTTGAAGAAGGTGCGTTTGAACTTGCTCGTCGTTCTCGAGGTACACCAAGGATTGCTAACCGTTTGTTGAAACGTGTGCGAGATTATGCGCAAACACAGAGTGACGGTGTCATCAATCGTCAAATTGCCGACGCTGCTCTTACAATGCTACAAGTGGATCATGAAGGGTTAGATTATGTCGATCAAAAAATTCTCAAGACGATGATTGATCTTTACCAAGGCGGTCCGATTGGATTAAGTACATTAGCTGTTAATATTAGTGAAGAGACCGAGACGGTTGAGGATATGTATGAGCCATACTTAATTCAAAAAGGGTTTATCAAGCGGACACCTCGTGGACGTATGGCAACAGCGAAAGCGTATGAGCATTTAGGGTATGACTATATAGAAAATAAGTAA